From one Rhizobium lentis genomic stretch:
- the glgC gene encoding glucose-1-phosphate adenylyltransferase, with the protein MVEKRIQPLARDAMAYVLAGGRGSRLKELTDRRAKPAVYFGGKARIIDFALSNALNSGIRRIGVATQYKAHSLIRHMQRGWNFFRPERNESFDILPASQRVSETQWYEGTADAVYQNIDIIEDYGVEYMVILAGDHVYKMDYEYMLQQHVDSGADVTIGCLEVPRMEATGFGVMHVNDKDEIFAFIEKPADPPGIPDKPDFALASMGIYVFHTKFLLDALRRDAADPTSSRDFGKDIIPYIVKNGKAVAHRFAKSCVRSDFEHEPYWRDVGTIDAYWQANIDLTAIVPELDIYDKSWPIWTYAEITPPAKFVHDDEDRRGSATSSVVSGDCIISGASLNKSLLFTGVRANSFSKLEGAVILPNVKIGRRAQLKNVVIDHGVVIPEGLVVGEDAELDAKRFRRTESGVCLITQPMIDKLDI; encoded by the coding sequence ATGGTAGAAAAGCGTATTCAGCCACTTGCCCGCGATGCAATGGCCTATGTTCTGGCGGGCGGCAGGGGGAGTCGTCTGAAGGAACTCACCGACCGGCGTGCCAAGCCCGCGGTCTATTTCGGCGGCAAGGCCCGCATTATCGATTTCGCGCTGTCGAACGCTCTGAACTCGGGTATTCGCCGCATCGGAGTCGCGACGCAATACAAGGCGCATTCACTGATCCGCCACATGCAGCGCGGCTGGAACTTCTTCCGCCCCGAGCGAAACGAAAGCTTCGACATCCTGCCCGCCTCGCAACGCGTTTCCGAAACGCAGTGGTATGAAGGCACCGCCGACGCCGTTTATCAGAACATCGATATCATCGAGGATTACGGCGTCGAATACATGGTCATCCTCGCCGGCGACCATGTCTACAAGATGGATTACGAATACATGCTCCAGCAGCATGTCGATTCCGGCGCGGACGTGACGATCGGCTGCCTGGAAGTGCCGCGCATGGAAGCGACCGGCTTCGGGGTCATGCATGTCAACGACAAGGACGAGATCTTCGCCTTCATCGAAAAGCCGGCCGATCCGCCCGGCATTCCCGACAAGCCGGATTTCGCGCTCGCCTCGATGGGCATCTACGTCTTCCACACGAAATTCCTGCTCGATGCGTTGCGCCGGGACGCCGCCGACCCGACCTCGAGCCGCGATTTCGGCAAGGACATCATCCCTTATATCGTCAAGAACGGTAAGGCGGTCGCCCACCGCTTCGCCAAGTCCTGCGTCCGTTCTGACTTCGAGCACGAGCCCTACTGGCGCGACGTCGGCACGATCGACGCCTATTGGCAGGCCAATATCGACCTGACGGCGATCGTGCCGGAGCTCGATATCTACGATAAGTCCTGGCCGATCTGGACCTATGCCGAGATCACGCCGCCGGCGAAATTCGTCCATGATGACGAAGATCGCCGCGGCTCGGCCACCTCCTCCGTTGTGTCAGGCGATTGCATCATCTCGGGCGCCAGCCTCAATAAGAGCCTGCTTTTCACCGGTGTCAGGGCCAACTCCTTTTCCAAGCTGGAAGGAGCGGTCATCCTGCCGAACGTGAAGATTGGACGGCGCGCGCAGCTCAAGAATGTGGTGATCGATCATGGTGTCGTCATTCCGGAAGGCCTCGTCGTTGGTGAGGATGCCGAGCTCGACGCCAAGCGCTTCCGGCGAACGGAAAGCGGCGTCTGCCTGATCACGCAACCGATGATCGACAAGCTGGATATCTGA
- a CDS encoding transglutaminase family protein, whose product MTPVLYDLSLRMGYSYDVPASGARHIMRLMPLSLTDRQRLVAGSITVSPAPDEQSHFVDFFHHPATSFMLRAPHESLDIRMQARVQVESQPIAADFSPLLADLPEEITDIWSLAPDSPHHFLGDSPRLTQAREISDYARSCATPQLTVMQIAHALCARVNKDFTYDPDATTVDTTPLEAFKLKRGVCQDFTHIMILALRSLGIPAGYVSGFLRTIPPPGKERLEGADAMHAWVRVWCGETIGWIELDPTNNISAGTDHIVVAYGRDYSDVVPVIGVLKSYGGQRAVQAVDVIPLK is encoded by the coding sequence GTGACGCCGGTGCTTTACGATCTTTCACTGCGCATGGGTTACAGCTACGACGTGCCGGCCTCCGGCGCCCGCCATATCATGCGCCTGATGCCGCTGTCGCTGACCGACCGCCAACGCCTGGTCGCCGGCTCGATCACCGTTTCACCGGCGCCGGACGAGCAGTCGCATTTCGTCGATTTCTTCCATCATCCCGCCACCTCTTTCATGCTGCGCGCGCCGCATGAGTCGCTCGATATTCGCATGCAGGCCCGCGTACAGGTGGAAAGCCAGCCGATCGCCGCCGATTTCTCGCCGCTGCTGGCAGACCTGCCGGAGGAAATAACAGACATCTGGTCACTGGCGCCGGATTCGCCGCACCACTTCCTCGGCGACAGCCCGCGCCTGACGCAAGCGCGCGAAATCTCCGATTATGCGCGAAGCTGCGCCACCCCGCAGCTGACCGTAATGCAGATCGCCCATGCGCTCTGTGCCCGCGTCAACAAGGACTTCACCTACGATCCCGATGCGACGACTGTCGACACGACGCCGCTTGAAGCTTTCAAGCTGAAGCGCGGCGTCTGCCAGGATTTCACCCACATCATGATCCTGGCGCTTCGAAGCCTCGGCATACCGGCCGGCTACGTCTCCGGTTTCCTGCGCACCATCCCGCCTCCCGGCAAGGAGCGGCTGGAAGGGGCGGATGCCATGCATGCCTGGGTTCGGGTCTGGTGCGGCGAGACGATCGGCTGGATCGAACTCGACCCGACGAACAACATATCCGCCGGCACCGACCACATCGTCGTCGCCTACGGCCGCGACTATTCGGACGTCGTTCCCGTCATCGGCGTGTTGAAAAGCTATGGCGGCCAGCGTGCGGTCCAAGCGGTCGACGTGATCCCGCTGAAGTAA
- the glgB gene encoding 1,4-alpha-glucan branching protein GlgB: MKTPKTVPEVELSWEISADEITAILAGSHSNPFAVLGVHQAGDAFVARCFIPGAEEVTAMTLDGGIIGELKPLHADGFFAGLVSLSKLQPVRYRARRGDAEWAVTDPYSFGPVLGPMDDYYAREGSHLRLFDKMGAHLLRHDGAQGIHFAVWAPNAQRVSVVGDFNNWDGRRHVMRFRADSGIWEIFAPDIPLGVAYKFEIRGHDGVLLPLKADPFARRSELRPKTASIAAAELEQIWEDEAHLKHWRETDKRRQPISIYEVHAGSWQRRQDGTMLSWDELASSLIPYCVDMGFTHIEFLPITEHPYDPSWGYQTTGLYAPTARFGEPEGFARFVNGCHKVGIGVILDWVPAHFPTDEHGLGWFDGTALYEHEDPRKGFHPDWNTAIYNFGRTEVVSYLVNNALYWAEKFHLDGLRVDAVASMLYLDYSRKHGEWIPNEYGGNENLEAVRFLQDLNIRIYGQHSNVMTIAEESTSWPKVSQPVHEGGLGFGFKWNMGFMHDTLSYMKRDPVHRKHHHNELTFGLLYAYSENFVLPLSHDEVVHGKGSLIAKMPGDDWQKFANLRAYYAYMWGYPGKKLLFMGQEFAQWSEWSEAKSLDWNLLQYRMHEGMRRLVRDLNFTYRSKPALHERDCEGEGFEWLIADDAENSVFAWQRKAPGQKPIVVITNFTPVYRENYLMRLPLAGRWREILNTDADIYGGSGKGNGGRVQAVDAGGNITCSITLPPLATIMLEPEN, from the coding sequence ATGAAAACGCCGAAAACTGTCCCTGAAGTAGAGCTTTCCTGGGAAATTTCGGCAGATGAAATCACGGCGATCCTTGCCGGCTCGCATTCCAATCCCTTTGCCGTCCTAGGGGTGCACCAGGCCGGTGACGCTTTCGTTGCCCGGTGCTTCATTCCGGGCGCCGAAGAAGTGACCGCCATGACGCTCGACGGCGGCATTATCGGCGAACTGAAACCGCTTCACGCCGACGGCTTCTTCGCCGGCCTGGTCTCGCTCAGCAAACTGCAGCCGGTGCGCTACCGCGCCCGGCGCGGCGATGCCGAATGGGCGGTCACCGACCCCTACAGCTTTGGTCCAGTGCTCGGGCCGATGGACGATTATTATGCCCGCGAAGGCTCGCACCTGCGCCTGTTCGACAAGATGGGCGCCCACCTCCTCAGGCATGACGGCGCCCAGGGCATTCACTTCGCCGTCTGGGCGCCGAACGCCCAGCGCGTCTCGGTCGTCGGCGATTTCAACAATTGGGACGGCCGCCGCCACGTCATGCGCTTTCGCGCCGACAGCGGCATCTGGGAAATTTTCGCCCCGGACATACCGCTCGGCGTCGCCTACAAATTCGAGATCCGCGGCCACGACGGCGTATTGCTGCCGCTGAAGGCCGATCCCTTCGCTCGCCGCAGCGAGCTCAGGCCGAAGACCGCCTCGATCGCCGCTGCCGAGCTGGAGCAGATCTGGGAGGACGAGGCTCATCTGAAGCACTGGCGCGAGACCGACAAGCGTCGCCAGCCGATCTCGATCTATGAGGTGCATGCCGGCTCCTGGCAGCGCCGGCAGGACGGCACCATGCTCTCCTGGGACGAACTGGCCTCCAGCCTCATCCCCTATTGCGTCGACATGGGCTTCACCCATATCGAATTCCTGCCGATCACCGAGCATCCCTACGATCCCTCCTGGGGCTATCAGACGACGGGCCTTTATGCGCCGACCGCCCGCTTCGGCGAGCCGGAAGGCTTCGCCCGTTTCGTCAACGGCTGCCACAAGGTCGGCATCGGCGTCATTCTCGACTGGGTGCCAGCGCATTTCCCGACCGACGAACACGGCCTCGGCTGGTTTGACGGCACGGCGCTCTACGAGCACGAAGACCCGCGCAAGGGCTTCCATCCGGACTGGAACACGGCGATCTATAATTTCGGCCGCACCGAGGTGGTTTCCTATCTGGTCAACAACGCTCTCTATTGGGCCGAAAAATTCCATCTCGACGGCCTGCGCGTCGATGCCGTCGCCTCGATGCTCTATCTCGATTATTCCCGCAAACACGGCGAATGGATTCCGAATGAATATGGCGGCAACGAAAACCTCGAAGCCGTCCGCTTTCTACAGGACCTCAATATCCGTATCTATGGCCAGCATTCCAATGTCATGACCATCGCCGAGGAATCGACCTCTTGGCCGAAAGTCTCGCAACCCGTGCATGAAGGCGGCCTCGGCTTCGGTTTCAAATGGAACATGGGCTTCATGCATGACACGCTGAGCTACATGAAGCGCGATCCGGTGCACCGCAAGCACCACCACAACGAACTCACCTTCGGCCTCCTCTATGCCTATTCGGAAAACTTCGTCCTGCCGCTGTCGCATGACGAGGTCGTTCACGGAAAGGGCTCGCTGATCGCCAAAATGCCCGGCGACGACTGGCAGAAATTCGCAAATCTGCGCGCCTACTACGCTTACATGTGGGGCTATCCCGGCAAGAAGCTCTTGTTCATGGGCCAGGAGTTCGCCCAATGGAGCGAATGGAGCGAAGCGAAATCGCTCGACTGGAACCTGCTTCAATATCGCATGCACGAGGGCATGCGACGCCTGGTGCGCGACCTCAACTTCACCTATCGCAGCAAGCCCGCCCTGCATGAGCGTGACTGCGAGGGCGAGGGCTTCGAATGGCTGATTGCGGACGACGCCGAGAACTCCGTCTTTGCCTGGCAGCGCAAAGCGCCGGGCCAGAAGCCAATCGTGGTCATCACCAACTTTACTCCCGTCTACCGCGAGAACTATCTGATGCGCCTGCCCCTCGCAGGCCGCTGGCGGGAAATTCTGAATACCGATGCCGACATCTATGGCGGCAGCGGCAAGGGCAATGGCGGGCGCGTGCAGGCCGTCGATGCCGGCGGCAACATCACCTGCTCGATTACGCTGCCGCCCTTGGCAACGATCATGCTTGAACCCGAAAATTAA
- the glgA gene encoding glycogen synthase GlgA has protein sequence MKVLSVSSEVFPLIKTGGLADVSGALPIALKAFGVETKTLLPGYPAVMKVIRDPVIRLEFPDLLGERATVLEVEHEGLDLLVLDAPAYYDRPGGPYLDPLGKDYPDNWRRFAALSLAASEIAAGLLPGWRPDLVHTHDWQAALTTVYMRYYPTPELPSVLTIHNIAFQGQFGAEIFPGLRLPGHAFAVDGIEYYGTVGFLKGGLQTSHAVTTVSPTYADEILTPEFGMGLEGVIATRIDHLHGIVNGIDTDVWNPATDPVVHTHYGPATLKNREENRRSIAEFFHLDNDDAPIFCVISRLTWQKGMDIVANVADEIVAMGGKLVVLGSGEAALEGALLASASRHPGRIGVSIGYNEPMSHLMQAGCDAIIIPSRFEPCGLTQLYGLRYGCVPIVARTGGLNDTVIDANHAALAAKVATGIQFSPVTETGMLQAIRRAMHFYADRKLWTQLQKQGMKSDVSWEKSAERYAALYSSLVSKGM, from the coding sequence ATGAAAGTTCTTTCGGTTTCGTCCGAAGTCTTCCCTTTGATCAAGACAGGGGGCCTGGCCGATGTGTCCGGCGCCCTGCCGATTGCACTGAAAGCCTTCGGGGTCGAGACCAAGACCCTTCTGCCCGGCTACCCCGCCGTCATGAAGGTCATTCGCGACCCCGTCATCCGGCTTGAATTCCCGGACCTGCTCGGTGAGCGGGCGACCGTGCTCGAGGTCGAGCACGAGGGCCTCGATCTGCTCGTCCTCGATGCACCTGCCTATTACGACAGGCCGGGCGGCCCCTATCTCGATCCGCTCGGCAAGGATTATCCCGACAATTGGCGCCGTTTCGCCGCTCTGTCGCTCGCCGCTTCCGAGATCGCCGCCGGCCTTCTCCCCGGTTGGCGGCCGGATCTCGTCCACACCCACGACTGGCAGGCGGCGCTGACAACGGTCTATATGCGCTATTATCCGACGCCGGAATTGCCGAGCGTGCTGACGATCCACAACATCGCCTTCCAGGGCCAGTTCGGCGCCGAGATCTTCCCCGGTCTGCGCCTGCCGGGTCACGCCTTCGCCGTCGACGGCATCGAATATTACGGCACTGTCGGCTTCCTCAAGGGCGGTCTGCAAACATCGCATGCGGTCACCACAGTCAGCCCCACCTACGCCGATGAGATCCTGACGCCGGAATTCGGCATGGGGCTCGAAGGCGTCATCGCCACCCGCATCGATCATCTGCACGGCATCGTCAACGGCATCGACACCGATGTCTGGAATCCGGCTACCGATCCCGTCGTCCACACACATTATGGCCCGGCGACCCTGAAGAACCGCGAAGAAAACCGCCGCTCGATCGCCGAGTTCTTCCATCTCGACAATGACGATGCGCCGATCTTCTGCGTTATCAGCCGTCTCACCTGGCAGAAGGGCATGGATATCGTCGCCAACGTCGCCGACGAGATCGTCGCCATGGGCGGCAAGCTCGTCGTGCTCGGCTCAGGCGAAGCCGCCCTTGAAGGCGCGTTGCTCGCCTCGGCCAGCCGCCATCCCGGCCGCATCGGGGTCTCGATCGGCTACAACGAGCCGATGTCGCACCTGATGCAGGCCGGTTGCGACGCGATCATCATTCCCTCGCGCTTCGAACCTTGCGGGCTCACCCAGCTTTACGGTCTGCGCTACGGCTGTGTACCGATCGTCGCCCGCACCGGTGGATTGAACGATACGGTGATCGACGCAAATCACGCCGCACTTGCGGCGAAAGTGGCGACCGGCATACAATTCTCACCCGTGACAGAAACGGGCATGCTACAGGCAATCCGCCGTGCGATGCATTTTTACGCGGACCGAAAACTCTGGACCCAATTGCAAAAGCAGGGCATGAAATCGGATGTTTCCTGGGAGAAGAGCGCCGAACGCTACGCTGCCCTCTATTCAAGCCTCGTCTCGAAAGGCATGTGA
- a CDS encoding glycogen/starch/alpha-glucan phosphorylase — MNTVSKPVIPSPAPRSSRPEILAEEIIERLTYRIGKDAKVAKPHDWLTATILVVRDRIIDKWMASTREVYATGAKRVYYLSLEFLIGRLMRDAVSNLGLMEQVRDALASLGVDVNVIAGLEPDAALGNGGLGRLAACFMESMATVDVPAYGYGIRYVHGLFRQQLADGWQVELPENWLAHGNPWEFERRESAYEIGFGGSVEFITTHDDQPRYVWKPAERVIAAAFDTPVVGWRGKRVNTLRLWSAQPIDPILLDAFNAGDHIGALRESNKAESLTRVLYPADATPAGQELRLRQEFFFSSASLQDILRRHLQQYDDFTSLPDKVAIQLNDTHPAVSVAELVRLLCDVHGLDFDQAWDITRRTFSYTNHTLLPEALESWPVPLFERLLPRHMQIVYAINAKILLDARKGKNFSDSEIRSISLIEESGDRRVRMGNLAFIGSHSINGVSALHTDLMKVTVFADLHKLYPDRINNKTNGITPRRWLQQCNPGLTSLIREAIGDEFLDDAEKLRPLEAHASDPTFQQKFAAVKRANKVALSNLVASRMGVKLDPSAMFDIQIKRIHEYKRQLLNIIEAVALYDQIRSHPELDWVPRVKLFAGKAAPSYYNAKLIIKLINDVARTINNDPAVRGLLKVVFVPNYNVSLAEVMVPAADLSEQISTAGMEASGTGNMKFGLNGALTIGTLDGANVEMRDNVGEDNIVIFGLRADEVAKVRSDGHNPRAIIEGSRELSQALSAIGSGVFSPDDRNRYTALIDGIYSHDWFMVAADFDAYAQAQRDVDQIWTNQSAWYTKTINNTARMGWFSSDRTIRQYANEIWRAG; from the coding sequence ATGAATACCGTATCCAAGCCGGTTATCCCCTCTCCCGCTCCCCGCAGCTCAAGGCCGGAAATTCTCGCCGAAGAAATCATCGAACGCCTGACCTACCGCATCGGCAAGGATGCCAAGGTGGCAAAGCCGCATGATTGGCTGACAGCGACGATCCTGGTGGTGCGCGACCGTATCATCGACAAGTGGATGGCTTCCACCCGCGAGGTCTATGCGACAGGTGCCAAGCGCGTCTATTATCTTTCTCTCGAGTTCCTGATCGGCCGCCTGATGCGCGATGCCGTCTCCAACCTCGGCCTGATGGAACAGGTTCGCGATGCGCTCGCCTCCCTCGGCGTCGACGTCAACGTCATCGCCGGCCTCGAGCCGGATGCGGCACTCGGCAATGGCGGCCTCGGGCGTCTGGCCGCCTGCTTCATGGAAAGCATGGCGACGGTCGACGTTCCGGCCTACGGCTACGGCATCCGCTATGTCCACGGCCTCTTCCGCCAGCAGCTGGCCGATGGCTGGCAGGTGGAGCTGCCCGAGAACTGGCTCGCCCATGGCAATCCCTGGGAGTTCGAACGGCGCGAGAGCGCCTATGAAATCGGCTTCGGCGGCTCTGTCGAATTCATCACCACCCACGATGACCAGCCGCGCTACGTCTGGAAACCGGCCGAGCGCGTCATCGCTGCCGCCTTCGACACCCCGGTCGTCGGTTGGCGGGGAAAACGCGTCAACACGCTGCGTCTCTGGTCGGCGCAGCCGATCGATCCGATCCTGCTCGATGCCTTCAACGCCGGCGATCACATCGGGGCGCTGCGCGAAAGCAACAAGGCCGAAAGCTTGACCCGCGTCCTCTACCCCGCCGACGCCACGCCCGCCGGTCAGGAACTGCGGCTGCGCCAGGAATTCTTCTTTTCGTCGGCCTCGCTGCAGGACATCCTGCGCCGCCACCTGCAGCAATATGACGATTTCACCTCGCTGCCGGACAAGGTGGCGATCCAGCTGAACGACACCCATCCGGCCGTCTCGGTCGCGGAACTGGTGCGCCTGCTCTGCGACGTGCACGGCCTGGATTTCGACCAGGCCTGGGATATCACCCGCCGCACCTTTTCCTACACCAACCACACGCTTCTGCCCGAGGCGTTGGAAAGCTGGCCGGTTCCGCTCTTCGAGCGCCTGCTGCCGCGCCACATGCAGATCGTCTATGCGATCAATGCCAAGATCCTGCTCGACGCCCGCAAGGGCAAGAATTTCTCCGACAGCGAAATCCGTTCGATCTCGCTGATCGAGGAAAGCGGCGACCGCCGTGTGCGCATGGGCAATCTCGCCTTCATCGGCTCGCACTCGATCAACGGCGTCTCGGCGCTGCACACCGATCTGATGAAGGTCACCGTATTTGCCGACCTGCACAAGCTCTACCCGGATCGCATCAACAACAAGACCAACGGCATTACACCGCGCCGTTGGCTGCAGCAGTGCAATCCCGGTCTCACCAGTCTGATCCGCGAAGCGATCGGCGACGAATTCCTGGATGATGCCGAGAAGCTGCGCCCACTCGAAGCGCATGCTTCCGATCCGACTTTCCAGCAGAAATTCGCCGCGGTCAAGCGGGCCAATAAGGTGGCGCTTTCCAATCTCGTCGCCAGCCGCATGGGCGTGAAGCTCGATCCATCGGCGATGTTCGACATCCAGATCAAGCGCATCCATGAATACAAACGCCAGCTTCTGAACATCATCGAAGCGGTTGCCCTCTACGACCAGATCCGCTCGCATCCGGAATTGGACTGGGTGCCGCGCGTGAAACTCTTCGCCGGCAAGGCGGCGCCGAGCTACTACAACGCCAAGCTCATCATCAAACTGATCAACGACGTCGCCCGCACCATCAACAATGACCCGGCAGTGCGCGGACTGCTGAAGGTCGTCTTCGTGCCCAATTACAATGTCTCGCTCGCCGAGGTCATGGTTCCCGCCGCCGACCTTTCCGAGCAGATTTCGACCGCCGGCATGGAAGCCTCCGGCACCGGCAACATGAAGTTCGGCCTCAATGGCGCGCTGACGATCGGCACGCTCGACGGCGCCAATGTCGAGATGCGCGACAATGTCGGCGAAGACAATATCGTCATCTTCGGCCTTAGGGCCGATGAAGTCGCCAAGGTCCGCAGCGACGGCCACAATCCCCGCGCCATCATCGAGGGGTCCCGTGAACTCTCCCAGGCGCTCTCGGCCATCGGCTCGGGCGTCTTCTCGCCCGATGACCGCAATCGCTACACGGCGCTGATCGACGGCATCTATTCGCATGACTGGTTCATGGTCGCCGCCGATTTCGACGCCTATGCCCAGGCCCAGCGCGACGTCGACCAGATCTGGACCAACCAGTCCGCCTGGTACACGAAGACGATCAACAATACGGCACGGATGGGTTGGTTCTCCTCCGACCGCACGATCAGGCAATATGCAAACGAAATCTGGAGAGCCGGATGA
- a CDS encoding pilus assembly protein, translated as MSTFFLRPCLRRMLSDRGGNFGIMTAILAPVLLGAAGMAIQVGDMLLSKQQLQEAADSAALATATALANGTIQTSEAEAFARKFVAGQMANYLQSGTDIKSTTGVNVQTTTSGNSTSYQVTVSPSYDLTVNPLMQAVGFRTQRLSTSGTTVGGHSQTQGSISMFLALDKSGSMGEDTATVNKEYPTESYTYKCNPYYNKNGKEVWDTCTGTRTNYYTKIQALKIAAGNLFGQLNSADPNAQYVRTGAVSYDIVEYSPSNLAWGTAGVTSYVNALQANGGTNSSGAMNTAYTSLTAKNAAGNDAEDSTHKLKTGQIPKKYIVFMTDGDNNNDSSGGRSYDTLTKATCDTAKSKGIEIYTIAFMAPAGGQALLDYCASDDAHYFQAEKMEDLLAAFKAIGAQASAQVTRLTN; from the coding sequence ATGAGCACCTTCTTTTTGCGTCCCTGCCTGCGTCGCATGTTGAGCGATCGAGGCGGTAATTTCGGTATCATGACGGCGATTTTGGCGCCGGTTCTGCTCGGCGCTGCCGGCATGGCGATCCAGGTCGGAGATATGCTGCTCTCGAAGCAGCAATTGCAGGAGGCGGCCGATTCGGCGGCGCTTGCGACCGCCACCGCACTGGCGAATGGCACGATCCAAACCTCTGAGGCCGAAGCCTTCGCCCGGAAATTCGTCGCGGGGCAGATGGCGAATTATCTGCAGAGCGGTACCGACATCAAGAGCACGACGGGCGTCAATGTCCAAACAACGACATCGGGCAACTCGACATCCTACCAAGTAACGGTCTCACCGAGCTACGACCTCACGGTCAACCCGCTCATGCAGGCGGTCGGCTTCAGGACGCAACGTCTCTCGACCTCCGGCACGACGGTCGGTGGTCATTCACAGACCCAAGGCTCGATCTCTATGTTCCTCGCACTCGATAAGTCGGGATCAATGGGAGAGGACACGGCGACCGTCAACAAGGAATACCCGACTGAATCATACACCTATAAGTGCAACCCTTACTACAACAAGAACGGCAAGGAAGTCTGGGACACCTGCACCGGCACCCGTACGAACTATTACACCAAGATACAGGCGCTGAAGATTGCTGCCGGCAATCTCTTCGGACAGCTGAACAGCGCCGACCCCAATGCGCAGTACGTGCGCACCGGCGCGGTATCCTACGACATCGTCGAGTACTCACCCAGCAATCTCGCATGGGGTACTGCCGGTGTTACGAGTTATGTCAACGCGCTTCAGGCGAATGGCGGCACGAATTCTAGCGGCGCGATGAATACGGCTTACACGTCGTTGACAGCTAAGAACGCCGCCGGGAACGACGCCGAGGACTCCACCCACAAGTTGAAAACCGGGCAAATACCCAAAAAATACATAGTCTTCATGACAGACGGCGACAACAACAACGACAGCAGTGGCGGCCGCTCTTACGACACTTTGACAAAAGCGACATGCGACACCGCCAAGTCCAAGGGCATCGAAATCTATACGATCGCCTTTATGGCGCCGGCGGGCGGACAGGCGCTGCTGGATTATTGCGCCTCCGATGACGCTCATTATTTCCAGGCGGAAAAAATGGAAGATCTCCTTGCCGCCTTCAAGGCAATCGGAGCCCAAGCTTCCGCTCAGGTGACACGTCTGACGAACTGA